From the genome of Brassica oleracea var. oleracea cultivar TO1000 chromosome C4, BOL, whole genome shotgun sequence:
GGGATTATTCTGAACCTCATGTGGGCCCAAACTTTATCACAAGTCGATTTTGAGTTCTTATCTTATGGGCCTATATTGTTTGGTCCCTGTCTTCTGGACCCATCGTATGTTCCTGTCGATACACGTCAATATCTAAAATTTTTTTCTAGTTTTTTTTTTTTTTTTGGTATGAATGTTAAATTTTATACCATTTTAAATTTTAGACAGAAATTACAAAGATAACTAGTAGCGGAGAAAGAAAAACAACTAAACAACACCAAAATACAAAAGAAAAACACACTGAAATGCAGAAATACCACAACTAATACAAATCCTGAATAACAGAACAACGCACATTGTCTAGGATCGCCATGAACCAACAGCAGGAGTCTCATTGTTGTGGTTGCTAAGTTACCGCGAGTTTACAGAGAATTGGCCAGCCCTCATAACCACTCCGCTCCTACAGCTTCGTAACGAACACGCCTTTGATAACCTGCTAAATTAGTACACACAACTACCATATCCTACGACGGCTCAAACAGATGCATTCGGAGTGAAGGTCCCGGCCCGGTCGAAACCGGAGGTCCGGATAAAGGTGAAGTTGTATGCCTCTACCCCACCGATCTAGCCAAAACCTTTGCCGCACAGTTAGCTAATCTGTGCTACCGCATGAAACATTCACTCATCTGTTGAGTACCACCGCAAAAAACAGAGCTGCTGCTCACACTAAACGCAGATTGACTGTTACGCTTCTTCTTGATGTGATCAAGTCTAGCACATCTACAAGTCACTGCTCTTATTCGGAAGGGGCGTGAAAAGTTGAGTTTGCCACACCATCGGACTTGCCCAAAGAAGAAGAAGCTTCATACCCGTGATTAATGCCACTGCGCAGAGCACTTCCTCACGAACAGAGAAGCAAGTGTGACGCCACTAGCTACCCGCACACGCCTAGATAGCCACACACACCACTGCAACACTGTAGATCTCCTCTTTGTACACAGTCAGCATAGAGTAATAAGAGACAGTAAAACCCAAACGCCCGCTCTCAAACCAATGCTTCATAGTCCAGATCCAGAACAGAGGTTGAACGAAGGAACAAAACGCCACTTCCCCAGCCAAGCTCCAACATCCGGCTGACCAACGATAGTCTCCGCACTAACACACCCCGAGAATCCACTAAACCGCTCAAGCTACACCAGAGAACTAACCAGACTGGCCAACGCAGGGATAACTTATAGATACAGTCCTCACGTACCTCGTCACCACCTGCTCGAGGCCAGATCTGGGAAAAAAAACTCCAGATCTGAGTCGGAAAGAGAAGATCTCCCGTAACCGAGCCAAACGCCTTTGACCCCTACCTCTGCCTCGCCGAATCACCACCAAACTAACTACATAGAACTCCTAACGCGAACAGCGGTGCAAGGAGAAAGTCTGTAGCAGGGATGCGAGCATATCAACAGAGAGAGAGAGAGAAGATGAGAAGCGAAGAATAAAGGAAAAACACATGGGAGGCCGGCGGCGGATCCGCCGACCACCGTCTGCAATTAGAGTTCGAAGGCTTAGTTTTAGGAGAAGAAAAGAGAGAGAGGAAAAGTCCTTAACTAATATCAAAATTTTCTTCTAGTTATCAGTTTTAAAACTTGTTATTGCATTATACGTTCCAATTCTAATCGGCTACTCCACATTTTTTTCTAAATTGTAAATATCATTAATCAAAATGAAGATTCGGTTACAACCAAATCGCAACCAGATTTTGCTTTACAGCCAATTTAAATCTTTAGAGCTGCAAAAAATTTAAAAAAACTCTAAAGACTCAGTGAAATTAACTCAAAGCTTACCAACAATGGTGTACTTTGAAATCAATAGACAATTATAGGACAGGAAACATCAATATTAAAACTCCCTAACCAACCGCTTCTTGACAACTAGCGTTAACCGGACCGTCAAGAGAATAGCAATAGGCAAGCTCAGTCAAGCACTCACCGAGGTGGCTCAAGCAGGCATCGATAGAGGCGGCTGGCTCCCGCTCCGGAGCTCCACTGGAGGAGGAATAAGCTGACAAACATGCCCAATCTAACACAGCAGAAAAACTAAAATGAAGACCTGATGCAACGTCGGGGGAAGTGAAGAGCAAAAGTTACGGTCAAGCGCAGCCGGTAAATGCAGCTCCCCATCCGGCTACACGACACAAAGGATGCGGCGGAGACATCAAGGAGACAAAATAGTTTCTGTGGGAACTTGGAAGAAGGGAAGTGAAGCACGGAAGGAGAGTGAATCTCCCTAAAATCTAGCGTCTGAACCGAAAATAGAGGCTTCGCCTTGGGAGCAGTTGACGTCGCCATAGGGTTGTCCTCAAACCCTTAGGAGTCGACATCGAGAGCAGCAAGGAGAGCCCACCAATCTTCTACAGGCACGCTAGGTTGACGGCTCACGACCTAAGGAACAGAGGTCCTCAGAGCGGTGAACTTTGGCACCGTCGTTACTCCAAAACGGAGAAGAGAAGCTCTGACGAGACCTTTAGAAAACGAGTCCAGCAAGACGCACGGGTACAAGCCGTGTCGATGAGGGGAGGCGGAGGCAGAGACGCTTCACCATCCTTTCCGGCTAGGGCGAGATCAGATCTGACACAGACCTGCTCCAATTGAAAGCAGAGACCAAAAATCTAAAGGCTCCTTAAGCTCCTTGAAGAGACCTACTCCTCGCCGATGCTCCAGAGAGGCTACACACGCATGTAACACTCGATTAGATTCACATCGTAGTGAAAATCCAGCAGCACCAAACAGAGAGGAGGAGGAAAAGGCAAGGAGGCTAAGGGGGAGGCTCGAACAAGTGACAAACGGGGGTGGCGACCGGAGCTAGGTAGCTTCCGGCCACTGGACACCAGAACGCGGCAGCTTGAACTTAGGGTTTAAGAGGGTTTGGGGGGGGAGACTCTAGAGAGAAAAGTTTCTCTCTCTCTCGTTTTTTAAGTTTACTACGCATTTTATCATCAGTTTATTTTAATTAACTTTGTTTTTAGCTGAAAGGAATTTAGGCTCGGGTTGAAAAAGAATATAAGGATCTGACTCGGATTCTAGTCTCTTTTGTGGTCCAAAACCATCATCTACAAATACTTGAAAGTTGAAACATAGCTTTCTACTTAACGCATCAAAACCAACTCATGCGCTTAACTATTCTATATCAACAAATTATTAACAAATGATGCTAACTTTTTTTACAGTTATGTTTTTCTAATTGACTAGGTGAAAATATGTTTTACGTCCGCTGTCCGCAGTAAACTCACACATATAAATGTTTACAATTGAAAAAACTCTCGTACAAACACTAAGGGTCTAACTGGTGACCAAGAAATGAAAATAAATAATGTATTCTTTACTATTCCTAATTTTTTTTTCCATTTATAAGGAATAGTTTTTCATTTTCATTTCTTCCCATTCCTTTTATTTCACAGGAATATAGAACAAATTTGTTCCTCGCTACAATTAATAAAGAATAATCTTTCTTTTCATTTCTCTGTATTTTTTTCCAACTCATTCTTAATGTTCCTATAATGGTAACTTAGACCCTAAGAATAAAAAAAATCAGCATTAATGTTATTAGTTGTTACAACTACTTGATAATTATAATTATGTGAATCGGCTTCTAATAAATACTCCCTCCGTTTTATAATGTAATTAGTTTTGGCTAAAAGCAAAAAGATTAAGAAAATTATTATGTTTTAAAAAATACTAGATTCTGACCCGTCCTTGAAAGGGCAGATATATTTTTTGTTTTACTTTATTTTTAGAAATTTAATTTTCATATTTGTATGTTTTTGTAATGATATTTGAGTTTTTTTTTGTAATCATACGTGTTAAATTTTTTAAATTATTATTAGTAAGAGGTTTTGATAAATGTAATGATAATTTTATTATTATTTGTATATATTTGTAAACAGTTATTAATGATTTTTTTTTTAAAATAACAAAGTATAGCTACAATTTTTTTTGATTTTCCCATAGTAATTAAATAAATAAAATTATATGTTTTCATTAAGTTTTCATTATTTGATTTCATATATAATTATAATAATGTTATAATTACACATAATAATTTGTCATTAAATTAAATATGGATTTTTTAAATTTTGATCCAGTATAAATGAAAAGGGCCACATGAGTTGTTAAAAACCAATTGTATTTATCTAAAAATCGTGACATATCAAAGCCTAAGGCCAAAATTCTGATCATTTCCCGAGGAAATTCGAAATTGAGATTAGTAAGATAGATTTGGTTAGGTGGAAAATAGGAGTTGCTATCTTCGTAGTCCTTAAAAATAGGACATTAGTGGTTATAGAACTGATTGTTATTTGGATGCCGTGTTATTTAAAGGAGTTGCTATATAGTTCTTAAAAGTAAGACTTTATTGGTTATGGAACTACTTTGTTATTTAGATGCCGTATAATTTAAAGTCATATAAGCAGTTATGTATTGATACCGTATTATTTTAAATTGGATTGAACTAATATCAATCGGACATGTTCCTAATTTAATAGTATTGATTGTATAATAAATACGTTAGATATAACTTAACCAATCAAAAATAAGTCTATTTAATTTGATTGGTCACACTATATTCAATAAATGTAAAAATTACCTAGAAATATAAAAACTACTTACATTTTGAAACAAAATTTTTTTTCTAAAACGATTTACAATATGAAACAGATGGAGTATATATTATGTTGCAGAAGCTGGTCGCATGAGTTACCAACTTACCATAATTGCAACTATATATGTTGAGTACGTCATGAGATGGGAACAGTATTGTATGGCTCAATAGGCACCACCGGTCACCACACTGTACTTAGTAGTATCTCAAATTCCATGTGAAGCAACTTTATGAATTTTGAGATGTAGGTTGAGGTTTTTAAGTGACAATCCATTGATTTCATCTTTTTGATTAGACATAACCTAGAAAGTATCTTTGCAAATTAAATGATCAAGTTAATGCTGAAAAAGTTAATCTTAGGTACACATTAATGCATATGAAAGTAGTGTTTCAATCTTAAAGGAAAAATAAAGTAAATAAAAATTCTTAAAGGTACACAGTCTACTACAGTGAAGAGAAAATCAGCTGAGTCCAACGAAATTATTACGTGAACAATGATTGGTGGAAGTGTTTTGATCTGCATCACTCGTTAGTCGTCATCATATAACATATCAAATTGTGTCACTATCGTTCGTTGTGCCATACATGTACGACCAGTCCTACGTGTGTAAACGTATACCGTAAAACATATTAACAATTATAGATATTTTTTTCTTAAAATGAATTTTATAGATATCTTCTTCGTACATTTTTTTTTGTTAAATGATTTTCTTAACCGAAATAAACCTAAAACTTACAAGGAAATCGAATAGGGATCAGACAAAAGTTAACATAAAACTTCTTCGAACTTTTGGTTTGGGAGCTAAAGTGCGTCCATGATGTTTATTTGATGCGCTTAATCATATTCAAAACACAGCTGTGGACATTCTTACAATCTTACTAATTTAGAGACTACTAGACACTGATCCGCGCACCATAAATAATGTATTTGTAATATTTGATGTATTATATTCACCAAGTAAATAATATTTTTGGCATCTTAAACCATCTATTTATGATGAATATTTGATATCATATACAAAATTGAACAAATAGACGTAACTAGAGAATTGTAGACGATATATAAAAACAATGGTTATTAATGTAAAATATGAAGAAATATTATATCATGACTTAGTATGGCATAAAAGATTATAAATTAGTTATACATNNNNNNNNNNNNNNNNNNNNNNNNNNNNNNNNNNNNNNNNNNNNNNNNNNNNATGAATTAGTCATCAAATTGTAAATAATTTCATAATTTTATTAATAATAAATTATTTGTAGTCTTTGTTTTTCATCAAGATAATTATTAAATGTCCATAGCATTAATATGTTAAAAGGCCATATTATGAAAGTCCATGTTGTAACCGTTTTTTTCCGGGAAGTGTAAAAAAAAAATTACCTTTAACTCTTCGTTTTGTTTAAGTTCTATGTCGGTAAAAGATTTAAAAAAATCTCTCTATCTTTTTCAATGTTCAATTTGAAGCTCATTATGCGAAAATCATACCCAAATATAGGCAATTGGTTGGAATCTCTATATCTTTATATTCTTATAAATTTTAAATTTATTATTTCCTCTTCTGCAAGCAAATCAATTACCGAAGTAATAGATCAATTGGTTGGAATCAAATCTATTCATATAATTAGTGTAATTATGGTTACAGTTTCTATATTTAATAGGTACATTAAAGATACGATTTTGGAGATATTTTGTTTTGATTAATAGAAGATATTGGATTTTGAGTTTGTATTTATTGATTTGTCTTTTTATAAAGCTTAGAAAATCAGTGGGATGATTGGTTGGTTGATACATCCTATAAAGAAAACAAAAACTATATGTGGTTTGAGTATTGTACATCGATCGATGCATGATGTAAGTTGACTATATAAAACTTGAGCATGATCATTTCAAACTAAAGTATAGGTATGTTATATGCATTTTTTATATTGTAGTTAATTTATTTTAAATATTACATAAGTCAAGTGATTCACGTTTTCGTAAAAATAAAATTCAAGTTCATTATTGGGTTGTACTCGTCCGTAATAAGCTACGTTAAATATGATATATTTTTAGGTTCATTTAATGACATTATGTTTAAATTTCATTAAGGAAAACTCATTAATTTAACTGGAAAAGACAAGCATTAAAATAGATAGATTCATTTAATGACATTAAATTTAAATTTGATTCAGGAAAACTCATTAATTTAACTGGAAAAGACAAGCATTAAAATATGTAGTTTAATTTAATTCTCAGTGGCATAAAAGTGTAAATAAGTTAGAAAACTTATGGGTATTTTTTAATGGGTACTTCTCTTTTAATAATATAGATGAAATGAACTTGACGAGAATTTTTTCTTTTTTTTTGCTAAAATGTGAATTTCATATATAATATGAGACGAGTTTGTAATGCTAAAAAAGTTTTAGAGCTAAATTAAGTCAGCCTTGGCAAAAAATAAACAAGGCTAAACTAACATCAAATGAGGACCCAAAAGATTACTCATAGCGTATCCAAAGTTGCATCAAAAGTTGAAATTTCTTGAGTTTTCTCCTGCCCAAGATAGCATCCTTGATGGAACGGTCAATGATCTTGAATAGAACAGCTGGAGTGCGGAATTCTTGTGCATGAAGCCTTGTGTTTCGCTCGATCCAGATGTTGTAAGTTGTAGCTTGTGCCACCATTTGTTTGAGAGTTCTGCTAGTGACCGAGTCTCTTGTAGCTGTCCAATCCGCAAACGATGTCCAGGTATGGAAAGCCCGAAATGAATATCCCAGCCTTTGTAGCGCCAAGATCCAAAGGGCTTCACTGATCTCACACTTCAGGAACAAATGATCTCTGTCCTCCTCCCCTGTACCGCATAGATAGCAAGATGAAGAAATATTCATACCCCATCTCAGAAGCCTTGATCTGGTTGGTAACCGATCCTGATGTACAACCCATGATGTGAACGCATGTCGCGGAATATGACCCTTAAACCAGATGCTTCTAGTCCATGCTTGCTCCACTCCTCTGTTCCGCACCACATTCCAAGTTTTACTGGTGGAGAACTCTACTAGCTCATCCCCATTTACTTTCCACACATAATGATCAGTTGATGAAGTAATAGTGGGTAGAGGGATAGTTGTGAGATAGGTCTGTAGTTCCTCTGCAGCAGGAGATCGTGCTCCCCTTAATAGCCAGCCTATATTATCGCAATCATCGGAAACTTTCGCAGAAATGCTTATCGACAGTTCCCTGGGTCCTGAATCTCCAAATCTCTCGATAAGGCGACCCAGTGTTGTCGAGTGATCATGCCAAAAGCTGAGGAGCTGACCATTACCAAGCTTGGGTCGTAGGAACCTAGCAGCGAGATCACGCAGTGAGAGTAAGGATCTCCAGGTGGACGAAGTGGCCTTGTTCTGATCAATGCTCCAAAAGTTTTTGTCCCTCAGCCTACTGGCGAAGCCATTGAACCCAAAGAGAATCATCTTTTGTAAAGAGGTTCCATATCAGCTTCAAGCAGAGGTTCTTGTTCCAACGGCCAATGTCCCTTAATCCCAATCCACCTTCAATCCGAGGCAAACAGACAGCGGTCCATGAGATTTTCATGAAATATTTAAATAACTGTTTATCGTCATGAAATATGATGCATTAGTTAACGCTGTTACCACATACAAACGTGAAGTTTTTGCCCTTCCCCGCAGTGGCGGAGGTATAATTGTGTTTCACAAGGGTCAATGCTCATGTAATCAAATGATCAAACGTAAAATTTTATTGAACATGTGCAAATAGGATGTTTAGACTTAGAACATGACTATCAATCGTACTGACATAATACCAAATTGTCTATCAAATGCAAATTGTATAAGCATTAAAACAAAATTTGTCAAAAATCACATGGGTCAGTTGACCCTCCTCATAACAAGGTGATTCGCCACTGCTTCCTCGTAACAAAACATCTGGTTCAATGGTTATTTCTTGATCCTAAAAGAGTTGAAGCAGGTAAGCTGGCAGACTTCAGACCTATTTCGCTGTGAAATATCGTCCACAAAATTGTCCCTAAGATTTTAGCTCCCAGGCTGCAGAAAGTTACACCAAAGATTGTTTCAAATATTCATTCGGCGTTTATTAAAGACACTTTTTGGAAAAAAAATGTCTTGCAATGTAAATGGTCCAAAGTTTTGGCAGATCAAGTATTTCGAAGCGAGGTCTTCTAAAAGTGGAGTTAAGTAAAACTTTTGATTTGGTAGCTTGGGATGAACGAACGACAATACTAGTAAATAAACAATCCAAATTACAACGTGCTAAGATTTATTGATTTGCCAGAAAACATGCTAAGATTTCCAACAAAGTTTATACTAATATATATATGCATACTCTAAACGTTAATTATATATATAACAAATGGATGTTTTAAAAAATAAAATAAATGAAATGTTTTTTGGTTAACATTAAATATTTTCACAACCATGGCTGAACTAATTAAATGTTATAATGTTTTCACAACCATATATATTTTGTATTTGTAACTCTAGTTTACTTGCAAGTTTGACCATATAGAACACAGACAGTTTAATCATAAAAATATATTAAAACTTAAAATCGAAAATCATAATGAAAAGCTCTTTTTCGAAAAGAAAAAATCATTACACATGTTGATCTTATGTGCTCAGCAATTTAAAGCAACGCATAAGAGATATTATCCACCTAATATGGCGGGAGCCAAAATTAGACAAATTATGCACTGACCGGAACATTTTGTTTAAACAAAGAAAATGTACGTGGATCCCATGCATGTCAGGTTTATAACAGCTGTCGAATAATATTTCTATGTCATACACCATACATCAAGATTAAAATGTATCTGTACTCAAAATAATAAAATACTTTTTCACTTCAAAAAGAAAAACCATTTAAATATGTGAGGAGTGGAATCCCCACACCACCCCACTCTGAAGAGAGTCTTAATGGGCCAGAGTCACGTGGTTAGCACGCGGATCCAGGCCCACTTATTAACTAATGATCCAAAGTTCTTAAACATACTTTTTATTCATCGCTCAATATTTCTTTTCTCCCCAAAACATTTGCAGTCTCTCGCCCATGTCCATCATTTTAAATCCATCACGATCTCAACGTGCTACGTTGAAGGTTTTTAATTATGATGTGGTACTAGTCTACTAGAAATATAAAATTAGCTTAAAATGACATGAGGTTATATCGATTTTATAATTATAAACTTCGCATATATATTGGCTTATCATGTTTGACAAAAAAAAAATGGCTTATCATGTTTCGTGAAACATGCATTTTTGTAACTACTTCAAACTTCCTGATCAATCCCCGCCTAATTTTGCTTATTGATAATGACTTAGGCGTATTTCATATTCGGGTTATATACAAACATATATAAATGGGAAATTCTCTCGAATAACATTTTTAAATATTCAAGAAAATGACCAAAATATTCTTTTTTATTTATTTTGAAAATTGTAATATTTATTTTTTATGTTAAAAAAATTGAAACCCTATCTTCAAAACCCTACCCGTTAACTCTAAACCCTAAGTCTAGATTAGTTAACTCTAGGATATAAATGTATTTTCTCTTTAATAAAATTTTTTGGTCATTTTTCGCATTGAAAACTATTTTTGTGACAAAAACTTAAAAAATGCTATCCTAGAAAATTTCTCTATAAAAAAATATCTTTTATATATACAGATTAAATTTGAATGTGTATAAATATGTATTTCACACGTACGTAATGTGGTTGGTTACAGAATTGGCTATGAACTCTACACATAAATTTCTCAACTCCAAAGAAGTAATAGACGTTGGGAGAGTAAGTAACGTTGCCAAACTGGACATGCCAAAAACGATTGTATGTACCTCCCCTCTTTGATTGAGACTTTACTACACCAAACCTTACACACCAAGAGGTGATGAATCGCTTTAAAAGATCTTATGGTATGATATTAAGAACAAATATATAATATTCTAAGAGATTATTTGAACTTGTTTGCTTTTTATATTCGTTTTCATTGCAAAGCCCACGGTATCAACGCAGTTAAGTAAGAGTGAGTTATACGAAAGAACATTTTTCACTCTTTTACTACACAAAAGAACACATCTCGCTTGTTGCACACAATTGCTGAGATCGAGGTGTATTTTATACTAAATTGCCCTGCACATCTCAATTAATGAGTGTAAAGTTTTTAGTATATTGGAAACTGATAGTATCCACACGATTAAAAAATTCTATTTTGATCTAAGGATTGTTTTTTTATTATTTTAAATTTCCACAAAAAATTTCTAAACAATCACCTTACAACCACAACCATCCCCATAACCATCACCACCACCACCGCTTCCACCGGACTGAGCTCCGTTCATAGCCACCAACGCTACCTCCATAACCACCACCGCCAACGGTCTCCACATCCACCGCCTACGAGACTGAACTTCGTTCATAGCCACCAACGCTACCTCCATAACCACCACCGCCAACGGTCTCCACATCCACCGCCTACGAGACTGAACTTCGTTCATAGCCACCACTGCCATCTCCATTACCACCACCGCCACCTCTACCACGGTCTCCACATCCACCGCTTCTACGGGACTGAACGAACTCTTAAACATTACGCTCGTGAAGGCCGGTTTCCGATTCTTGGATCTGACTTTAACAATTTACTTTTCTATTGCCCCATGGTTGTACCTGAAGTTATGAGATCAATCAAATCGATTTTGTGTGATAAAGTTTAGTTCTTTAT
Proteins encoded in this window:
- the LOC106338557 gene encoding uncharacterized protein LOC106338557 codes for the protein MILFGFNGFASRLRDKNFWSIDQNKATSSTWRSLLSLRDLAARFLRPKLGNGQLLSFWHDHSTTLGRLIERFGDSGPRELSISISAKVSDDCDNIGWLLRGARSPAAEELQTYLTTIPLPTITSSTDHYVWKVNGDELVEFSTSKTWNVVRNRGVEQAWTRSIWFKGHIPRHAFTSWVVHQDRLPTRSRLLRWGMNISSSCYLCGTGEEDRDHLFLKCEISEALWILALQRLGYSFRAFHTWTSFADWTATRDSVTSRTLKQMVAQATTYNIWIERNTRLHAQEFRTPAVLFKIIDRSIKDAILGRRKLKKFQLLMQLWIRYE